One stretch of Rathayibacter festucae DSM 15932 DNA includes these proteins:
- a CDS encoding alpha-amylase family glycosyl hydrolase encodes MAETTTDGWISTAIWWQIHPLAFLGAEATSADGPQPGDEPQHRLRRILPWLDDLLSLGCNGLLLGPVFASMTHGYDTVDHFRVDPRLGDERDLDELIAACRERGIRLVFDGVFNHVGREHPWWREAVAAGEGSPAAARFRRTGAARDVDGLPVDVFEGHEALVELDTANPEVAAQVSAVMSHWLERGIDGWRLDAAYAVDPSSWRAAIDPVRERFPEAWFVGEVIHGDYAGYVRESGLDSVTQYELWKSVRSSIEEGNLFELDWTLQRHAEFLETFVPLTFVGNHDVTRLASAISDPRHHGHAVAILGFVGGVPSIYSGDERGLEGVKEERAGGDDAIRPEFPADPAEWPRNDAYRVHQKVIAFRRRHPWLVAARTRSVDLSNTAVLLVAEGPAGESARLALNLGDEAAGVGGVRVEAHSWLLLD; translated from the coding sequence GTGGCGGAGACGACGACGGACGGCTGGATCTCGACGGCGATCTGGTGGCAGATCCACCCGCTGGCGTTCCTCGGCGCCGAGGCGACCTCGGCGGACGGGCCGCAGCCCGGGGACGAGCCGCAGCACCGCCTGCGCCGGATCCTGCCCTGGCTCGACGACCTGCTCTCGCTGGGCTGCAACGGCCTGCTGCTCGGGCCGGTCTTCGCCTCGATGACGCACGGCTACGACACCGTCGACCACTTCCGGGTCGATCCGCGCCTGGGCGACGAGCGCGACCTCGACGAGCTGATCGCGGCCTGCCGCGAGCGCGGGATCCGCCTGGTCTTCGACGGCGTCTTCAACCACGTCGGCCGCGAGCACCCGTGGTGGCGCGAGGCCGTCGCGGCGGGCGAGGGCTCCCCCGCTGCTGCACGCTTCCGGCGGACGGGCGCGGCGCGCGACGTCGACGGCCTGCCGGTCGACGTCTTCGAGGGGCACGAGGCGCTCGTCGAGCTCGACACCGCGAACCCCGAGGTCGCCGCGCAGGTCTCCGCCGTGATGAGCCACTGGCTCGAGCGCGGGATCGACGGCTGGCGGCTCGACGCCGCCTACGCGGTGGACCCCTCCTCCTGGCGCGCCGCGATCGACCCGGTGCGCGAGCGCTTCCCCGAGGCGTGGTTCGTCGGCGAGGTCATCCACGGCGACTACGCCGGTTACGTGCGGGAGTCGGGGCTCGACTCCGTCACGCAGTACGAGCTCTGGAAGTCGGTGCGCAGCTCGATCGAGGAGGGCAACCTCTTCGAGCTCGACTGGACGCTGCAGCGGCACGCGGAGTTCCTGGAGACGTTCGTGCCGCTGACCTTCGTCGGCAACCACGACGTGACCCGGCTCGCCAGCGCGATCAGCGACCCGCGCCACCACGGGCACGCCGTCGCGATCCTCGGCTTCGTCGGCGGCGTGCCGAGCATCTACTCGGGCGACGAGCGCGGGCTCGAGGGCGTCAAGGAGGAGCGCGCGGGCGGCGACGACGCGATCCGGCCGGAGTTCCCGGCGGACCCGGCCGAGTGGCCGCGGAACGACGCCTACCGCGTGCACCAGAAGGTCATCGCCTTCCGCCGCCGGCACCCGTGGCTGGTCGCCGCGCGAACCAGGAGCGTCGACCTGTCGAACACCGCCGTGCTGCTGGTGGCCGAGGGTCCGGCCGGCGAGAGCGCCCGGCTCGCGCTCAACCTCGGCGACGAGGCGGCGGGCGTCGGCGGCGTGCGGGTCGAGGCGCACTCCTGGCTGCTGCTCGACTGA
- a CDS encoding HU family DNA-binding protein, which yields MADKSLNRTELVAKIAADSGQSQAAVNGVLDSLFSTLADSVSNDVKVTIPGWIAVERTSRAARTGRNPQTGETIQIAAGHSVKVSAGTKLKAAAK from the coding sequence ATGGCTGACAAGTCGCTCAACCGCACCGAGCTCGTCGCGAAGATCGCCGCCGACTCCGGCCAGAGCCAGGCCGCCGTCAACGGCGTCCTCGACTCGCTCTTCTCGACCCTCGCCGACTCCGTCTCCAACGACGTGAAGGTCACCATCCCCGGCTGGATCGCCGTCGAGCGCACGTCCCGCGCCGCGCGCACCGGCCGCAACCCGCAGACCGGCGAGACCATCCAGATCGCCGCCGGCCACTCGGTCAAGGTCTCGGCCGGCACCAAGCTCAAGGCCGCCGCCAAGTAG
- a CDS encoding cytochrome c oxidase assembly protein, with amino-acid sequence MNRTVRIAGPALLLVAAALVALLAALAFGGGSAAPLLNDPGPVVRFGLPVAKLAVNLGAAGMIGSLVLTLFALSPRAIAKRTGAPAEAEPRTEYTIALDVAAASAAFFAAASALTGFFTFLNVTQTPLSLDRDFGTKLSYFIGSIPVGQAWLITTLLAAVVTVLCFAVRNQTALVFVTAVALLTLLPMAQQGHAAGASGHDAAVTALGLHLVFAAIWLGGLLTIVALRPLLGGARLLPVLGRYSSLALVSFVVVAASGYISAELRLATLGNLLTGYGVLVLVKVAALTALGVFGLAQRRFLIARMRSAGGAGGRSFWWLVAAEIAFMGIASGVAAALARTATPVDQVAATELTNPTPAELLTGEPLPPAPTALNFLTLWNVDLVWLLVCGFGIAFYVAGVVRLHRRGDRWPVHRTVLWIAGMLLLAYITNGGVNAYEKYLFSAHMLAHMVLTMAVPVLLVPAAPVTLIARAAARRTDGSRGGREWVLLAVHSRFATAVSHPIVAALLFVGSLWGFYYSPLFRWATTDHIGHEWMIVHFLITGYLFVSVLIGVDPSVHRVPYPMRLLLLLGTMAFHAFFGLALMTGEGLLLADWYGAMGWGTNALDDQQAAGGIAWSIGEIPTLALAIIVAVMWSRSDARDSKRLDRQADRTGEAELTAYNDRLAALQKRG; translated from the coding sequence GTGAATCGAACCGTCCGGATCGCGGGCCCGGCGCTCCTGCTCGTGGCCGCCGCTCTCGTCGCGCTCCTGGCGGCGCTCGCGTTCGGCGGCGGTTCGGCCGCACCGCTCCTGAACGACCCGGGGCCCGTCGTCCGCTTCGGCCTCCCGGTCGCCAAGCTCGCGGTCAACCTCGGCGCCGCCGGCATGATCGGCTCGCTCGTCCTGACGCTGTTCGCGCTCAGCCCCCGCGCGATCGCGAAGCGCACCGGCGCCCCCGCCGAGGCGGAGCCGCGCACCGAGTACACGATCGCGCTCGACGTCGCCGCCGCGAGCGCCGCGTTCTTCGCCGCCGCCTCCGCGCTGACCGGCTTCTTCACCTTCCTCAACGTCACCCAGACTCCGCTGAGCCTCGACCGCGACTTCGGCACCAAGCTCAGCTACTTCATCGGCAGCATCCCGGTCGGCCAGGCCTGGCTGATCACCACCCTCCTCGCCGCCGTCGTCACCGTGCTCTGCTTCGCGGTGCGCAACCAGACCGCGCTCGTCTTCGTCACCGCCGTCGCGCTCCTGACGCTGCTGCCGATGGCGCAGCAGGGCCACGCGGCCGGAGCGAGCGGCCACGACGCCGCGGTCACCGCCCTCGGTCTGCACCTGGTCTTCGCCGCGATCTGGCTGGGCGGCCTGCTCACGATCGTCGCGCTGCGGCCGCTGCTCGGCGGCGCGCGCCTGCTGCCCGTGCTCGGCCGCTACTCCAGCCTCGCCCTCGTCAGCTTCGTCGTGGTCGCCGCCTCGGGCTACATCAGCGCCGAGCTGCGGCTGGCGACGCTCGGCAACCTGCTCACCGGCTACGGCGTGCTGGTGCTCGTCAAGGTCGCGGCGCTGACCGCGCTCGGCGTCTTCGGCCTCGCCCAGCGCCGCTTCCTGATCGCTCGCATGCGCAGCGCCGGCGGAGCGGGCGGCCGCAGCTTCTGGTGGCTCGTCGCCGCGGAGATCGCCTTCATGGGCATCGCCTCCGGAGTCGCGGCGGCCCTCGCGCGCACGGCGACGCCGGTCGACCAGGTCGCCGCCACCGAGCTGACGAACCCGACCCCCGCGGAGCTGCTCACCGGCGAGCCGCTCCCGCCCGCGCCGACCGCCCTGAACTTCCTCACCCTCTGGAACGTCGACCTCGTCTGGCTGCTGGTCTGCGGCTTCGGCATCGCGTTCTACGTCGCCGGCGTCGTGCGCCTGCACCGCCGCGGCGACCGCTGGCCCGTGCACCGCACCGTGCTCTGGATCGCGGGCATGCTGCTGCTGGCGTACATCACGAACGGCGGCGTCAACGCCTACGAGAAGTACCTGTTCAGCGCGCACATGCTCGCGCACATGGTCCTGACCATGGCGGTGCCGGTGCTGCTGGTCCCGGCCGCGCCGGTGACGCTGATCGCGCGTGCCGCGGCGCGGCGCACCGACGGCTCCCGCGGCGGCCGGGAGTGGGTCCTGCTCGCCGTGCACTCGCGCTTCGCCACCGCGGTCTCGCACCCGATCGTCGCGGCGCTGCTGTTCGTCGGCTCGCTCTGGGGCTTCTACTACTCGCCGCTCTTCCGCTGGGCGACGACCGACCACATCGGCCACGAGTGGATGATCGTCCACTTCCTGATCACCGGCTACCTCTTCGTGAGCGTCCTGATCGGCGTCGACCCGAGCGTGCACCGCGTGCCCTACCCGATGCGCCTGCTGCTGCTGCTGGGCACGATGGCGTTCCACGCCTTCTTCGGCCTGGCGCTGATGACGGGGGAGGGCCTCCTGCTCGCCGACTGGTACGGCGCGATGGGCTGGGGCACGAACGCCCTCGACGACCAGCAGGCGGCCGGCGGCATCGCCTGGAGCATCGGCGAGATCCCCACGCTCGCCCTCGCGATCATCGTCGCGGTGATGTGGAGCCGCTCGGACGCGCGCGACTCCAAGCGTCTCGACCGCCAGGCCGACCGCACCGGCGAGGCCGAGCTCACCGCGTACAACGACCGCCTGGCCGCCCTGCAGAAGCGCGGCTGA
- a CDS encoding ABC transporter ATP-binding protein: MIEARGLTKRYGAKTAVDGIDFTVAPGRVTGFLGPNGAGKSTTMRMIVGLDRPSAGSVLVNGRPYREHAAPLAEVGALLDAKATHRGRTLRDHLRVIAATHRIPRSRVEEVIEVVGLGSVARKRVGGFSLGMGQRVGIATALLGDPRTLLLDEPVNGLDPEGVRWVRDFVRAKAAEGCCVLLSSHLMSEMAQTADHIIVLGRGRILADAPLDDFLAEARPRVRVESPDSVRLAALLAARGAAVAVTGGGLEIEGLEAPVIGALAHEAGAVLHALTALTRSLEEAYVAMTADAVEYTAARPHGSQPLEGASR, encoded by the coding sequence ATGATCGAGGCACGAGGCCTGACCAAGAGGTACGGAGCGAAGACCGCGGTCGACGGGATCGACTTCACCGTGGCGCCGGGGAGGGTGACCGGGTTCCTCGGACCCAACGGCGCCGGCAAGTCGACGACGATGCGGATGATCGTCGGTCTCGACCGGCCCTCCGCCGGCTCGGTGCTGGTCAACGGCCGGCCCTATCGCGAGCACGCCGCGCCGCTCGCCGAGGTCGGCGCCCTGCTCGACGCGAAGGCGACGCACCGCGGCCGGACCCTCCGCGACCACCTGCGCGTGATCGCCGCGACCCACCGCATCCCGCGCTCCCGGGTGGAGGAGGTCATCGAGGTCGTCGGCCTCGGCAGCGTCGCGCGCAAGCGCGTCGGCGGCTTCTCGCTCGGCATGGGCCAGCGGGTGGGCATCGCGACCGCGCTGCTCGGCGACCCGCGGACCCTCCTGCTCGACGAGCCGGTGAACGGCCTCGACCCGGAGGGCGTCCGCTGGGTCCGCGACTTCGTCCGCGCGAAGGCGGCGGAGGGCTGCTGCGTGCTGCTCTCCTCGCACCTGATGAGCGAGATGGCGCAGACCGCCGACCACATCATCGTCCTCGGCCGGGGCCGGATCCTCGCCGACGCCCCGCTGGACGACTTCCTCGCCGAGGCGCGGCCGCGCGTGCGCGTCGAGAGCCCGGACTCGGTGCGGCTCGCCGCGCTCCTCGCCGCCCGCGGCGCCGCGGTCGCCGTCACCGGCGGCGGGCTCGAGATCGAGGGGCTCGAGGCGCCGGTGATCGGCGCGCTCGCCCACGAGGCCGGAGCGGTGCTGCACGCGCTCACCGCGCTGACCCGCTCGCTCGAGGAGGCCTACGTCGCGATGACGGCCGACGCCGTCGAGTACACCGCCGCCCGTCCCCACGGATCCCAGCCCCTCGAAGGAGCCTCCCGATGA
- a CDS encoding ABC transporter permease, with product MTATAPSPVRDAPSGVRLRLDGVVLSELLKLVTVRSTWWSIVVSVLLALALALALGAVVTPPKEGSVSAFVAGGATLHLQFVGLVIAVLGSLSLGGEYSTGMIRSTYTAVPRRVPSLLARGVVVAVASFVVGVLTCVGSFAVIAGMLAAKGTPTSLLDDGVLGSLLGGGLFLAVIGAFSVAVAALLRSTAAAIGLSVGVLFVLPLLASIAGGLLQAQWIIDVSPYLLSNLGLALSSVPSEGSGVEQISTTSALLASAGWLLAVWVPALTATRVRDV from the coding sequence ATGACCGCGACCGCCCCGAGCCCCGTCCGCGACGCTCCGAGCGGGGTGAGGCTCCGCCTCGACGGGGTCGTCCTCTCCGAGCTGCTCAAGCTCGTCACCGTCCGCTCGACCTGGTGGTCGATCGTCGTCTCGGTGCTCCTCGCGCTCGCTCTGGCCCTGGCCCTCGGCGCCGTCGTCACACCGCCGAAGGAGGGCTCCGTCTCCGCGTTCGTCGCGGGCGGCGCGACCCTGCACCTGCAGTTCGTCGGCCTGGTGATCGCCGTCCTCGGGTCGCTGTCGCTCGGCGGCGAGTACTCCACCGGGATGATCCGCTCGACCTACACCGCCGTGCCGCGCCGGGTCCCGTCGCTCCTCGCCCGCGGGGTCGTCGTGGCCGTCGCGTCCTTCGTGGTGGGCGTCCTCACCTGCGTCGGCTCGTTCGCCGTCATCGCCGGGATGCTCGCGGCGAAGGGCACGCCCACGTCGCTGCTCGACGACGGCGTGCTCGGCAGCCTGCTCGGCGGCGGCCTCTTCCTGGCGGTCATCGGGGCGTTCTCGGTCGCCGTGGCGGCGCTGCTGCGCAGCACGGCGGCCGCCATCGGCCTCTCGGTCGGCGTGCTCTTCGTGCTGCCGCTGCTCGCGAGCATCGCGGGCGGTCTGCTGCAGGCCCAGTGGATCATCGACGTCAGCCCCTACCTGCTCTCGAACCTCGGGCTGGCGCTGTCCAGCGTCCCGAGCGAGGGCTCCGGCGTGGAGCAGATCAGCACGACGTCCGCGCTGCTCGCCAGCGCCGGGTGGCTCCTCGCCGTCTGGGTCCCGGCGCTGACGGCGACCCGCGTCCGCGACGTCTGA